Genomic DNA from Gossypium hirsutum isolate 1008001.06 chromosome A01, Gossypium_hirsutum_v2.1, whole genome shotgun sequence:
GCTCTCAACCCCTCGCCCTTCTCTCCATCTTCTCTCCTAAACGAAAAGATTTCCCGGCTAGAATCATCCGCTTTCCCACCCATTCCAAAAGTACTTAATATCATCCTTTAATTTCaatctttcttccttttttttttccgttTATGTCTTTCCTTGGCTGTAATAATCGTTTTAACACCAATattttcctctctctctctctctctcttttctgttTTTAATTATCAGAGGACGGTAACGATTCCGATATCCAATCTGATCCTAACAACACAAGCATCGTTCCTCTCGTCGGCAATCAAACTTTCTCCCAGGTAAAAACAAATAAAGCTAGTATGTTTTTTTCAAGGACAAACTAGTGAATCGGGTTTTGCTTTGTGGATTTCAATTTAGGATGCAGCGATGGGGTTGGTTCTAAGCGCGGCGTCTGTAAGAGGATGGACAACAGGATCGGGCATGGAGGGTCCATCTGTACCCGCCCGAACCGATGATGACCAATCCAATACGGAGCAAGTTTCCACCTTTCCATGGTCTCTCTTTACCAAGTCGCCACGTCGACGGATGCGTGTGGCCTTCACTTGCAATGTTTGCGGTCAACGAACCACTCGAGCCATCAATCCCCATGCTTACACCGATGGCACCGTATTTGTTCAGGTAACTTGTCTAAAGTAAGAGAATCGAATTTCAGTATCAAGGTGGAGTCTTTTATTTGGGTATTCTGAATTCTGGGTTTGGAAGTGATTTGGTGATGGGGATGAATGCAGTGTTGTGGATGCAATGTTTTCCACAAGCTGGTGGATAATTTGAATCTGTTCCATGGTATGAAATGCTATGTCAACCCCAGCTTCAATTATAAAAGGGATGGCCAATGGGATGTTGGATTCAAGTTGTTCGATGAAGAAGACGATGGTGACGGCAATGTGTTTGATGGCTCATGAAGCGTACATTTCTTTGCTCATACTGGGAAACTGATTTCGGTCATGTTTGTATATAACTTTGCCCTTTGCCTGTCTTGGTGAAGTTAATTACTTTAGACACTTTGTATTTCCAGGGtagttgtaaaaaaataaaaaataaaaaatggtcttTAGCGTGAAAACACTagtaactcagtgtgtaaaatttcCTCAAGGCTATTTTGCCTGTATGACGGTGCTAAACTGCTAATTGACTGTTAATATATTGATATTCAATTACGTGTATATCCTCTTATTATTTTCCCTTTCTCTGATGGAATTCCAAGAACACGTGCTACATCAAAATTAGTTGGAAGAATTACAAAAAATTGTCAATTAGTATAGATTTTGGTGATTGCAATGCCTAAGGTTTCACATTAAACCGACCATGTACATGAAATTCAACCCTGTCCTCTGTTAACACAAGGATGCTTCTGCAATCTACGGTCTATATAGGAAGAGCTAGACTTTCCCCGCCCTGTTCCCCTTTTGTTTTTGACTTGAACCCAAACAGTCGTTTATCtgcacaatatatatatatgtaggatGAACTAGACCTGCCCCCACCTTGCTTCCCGTTCTTCGGTGTTGAACTGAACCCATACAAGGAtatgaacatggaaaacattgGAACCTATGTGGTAAGAGAACGAGGAAGTGTTGTTCGAGTTCCAAGTATCTTGCCACCAACATCCGGGAAGGTCTCTTGTCCAGGCAAGTGGCTTACTTTACCATTGCTATCTACCTCAATGGGATACTTGAGTAGGTGTCCCTGTAATTGCGTAAATGCCTCGCTCGTGTAGCTTTTCCAGTTTTCTTCAGCAATATTGTTCACAGCCTTAACGCAATCTAGACTTTCAGGTTCTTTAAACAGATCATCCACCTTTTCCATGTGTTCAGCCCACAGTGACATTCTATATCCATAAATCTGCATCATCATCCATCAATCAGATCAAACATCACTTCTCCAATAGACAGATTTATAATTGTATCGAAACACGAGATTGTGTTTATGATGTTCACATTTGTGGATTAAATTCTATCATCTAGGTATAAACTAAAACAAGGTCCTTCAGGTgtcaaaaatgaaagaaaaagaaaacaaagatcaTTCTATTTGTCAGCAATTTTAGGTCTTGGGCATCAGAGAAAAAACTGAGATGGCAAGGATGAAAATTCAAACCTGACCGTGTGGATGTCTTTTCCTCTCACCCCATGTGTAATAGGGTTGGTATGCACCCACTGCTATCTCAGTGTCCCTTGATCCAGCCAAAGATCGTTCATTAATATTGGCAGACCCCAATATCACATACTCGTCATCTACTATCATTCCCTTTGCATGTACGTAAACCATAAACCGTTGGAACTTTTGTGAAGCTGAAACCTGAAAATAGTGATTTACCCTCACATTCTTAGCTCCATAAAAAACCTCAATTCAAATCATGTTGTAAAAGTCAATTCAAGTGGCCCCTTAAAGCTGATAACAAAAGTAAACTTGTCCGAGTTCTGGCTTGGGACCAAACAGAGCCAACACAATCAAGTTCTAACAAGCAATCGACCAAGTATATAAA
This window encodes:
- the LOC121202971 gene encoding uncharacterized protein, encoding MEALGSQPLALLSIFSPKRKDFPARIIRFPTHSKKDGNDSDIQSDPNNTSIVPLVGNQTFSQDAAMGLVLSAASVRGWTTGSGMEGPSVPARTDDDQSNTEQVSTFPWSLFTKSPRRRMRVAFTCNVCGQRTTRAINPHAYTDGTVFVQCCGCNVFHKLVDNLNLFHGMKCYVNPSFNYKRDGQWDVGFKLFDEEDDGDGNVFDGS